agagagaaaaatgaactTCTGTGCAAACATTAAATTAGAAATCAGTCATAGAGTCACAGCAGAGTTTGTGCTCACAAAGTAAAAACCGTCTTGATCCATGTCACCCAACACATAGATGATGTCTCCAGATCGAAAGCCCAGTTCGACCTGAAACCCAAGGAAATTCATTTTAGGGTTGAAGACCCCCCTATAGATAGGTAATATGCAGAAATCTGTGGTTAGTTTGACATTTGAAGCGCTCACTTCACTGTCCATGTTGGGGGAGTTTTCCCATGGATCGTAGTCGAATAAGGCCACCATTCTTCTAACGATCACATCTTCACGAATGCTGGCAACATCACTTAGCTCTGGTGTTAAAGACATACCTGTTTTGGAGAAAATGTGCGAAAGTATTCTTTAAACAAGagtaaaataaagaagaaaaaaacaagtagaGAAGCTGTATTTAAATTTCAAGCCTGCCTTATGaacccacaaacacaaaatgctaaataacttttttttttgttaccacTTCCTACATAAAGCAAACTGCACTAAGCTAACCTTCCACATGAGCTCAGAGGAACTGGAAGAGGGTTTAGGTCTAATCAGATTTTTCCAGTCAATAATATTAAAGATGCTTGAgtgcaaaatgtgtttttgctgatttaggttcatttttttctctctattttctGTCTGCGAGTCACAGTCTGACATTCTTGCAGAAAATGATGAGTTGGTACCTGTGTGGTCCACAGGCAGGAAACCCTGCTGCATGAGAACATGCTTCAGGTACTCGTCGTCCACTGGGACTTCAGCCACCATGTTGCTTGGCACGTAGCCGGAGAGACCACCAGACTCTCCATGGTAGAAACCATCGGAGTCTTTGTCTCCAAACACCTGGCGAGGCACACAGACCGCACGTCTCATCACTTTGTTCAAACATTAATGTGTGCACTTGTTTAGGTTgctttttcagaatattttcagaTTGCTAATTTTGCTAACGTGTTTCTCCTGACTTCCTGACAGGTAGTAAAATTATTAATGTTCTgaagtggcccagtcaaagatttgaaaatgtttattttagcatttagtGGCAAAGAGGCCTTCCAAGTTAAAAGACTCGGAGAGCAATactgtttaaatacatttaaaacatgcaaagagCGGAGTTTGATTGCCGTTTGAAGAAATTTACCTCATTTTTTCAATGAGCTGTTATTCATTCACATGTAAATAAAGACATAATTAGAAAACTCACACTTTTGTATTGGTTTTCTAtcttcattttcttcatcttatttaatgttgaaaacaaaagcCCTCTTGGTAGAATTAGAATAATTTTAAGTCAAGtcaaatttacttttattgCACTTTACAAATAGTATGTTGCCATTCCAAAGTGTTGTACAAGATCATCTAACACAAACCTAAATCTTCTAGGGTTATGAATAATTGTGGATTTATCTTTACTATTCAAAAACCAAGAGAGCACCATTTTCTGAATCAAGTTTAGGTTAAGGCCGGAGTTGGGAATGTACTGGTAATGCTTAAATCAAGGGTAAGTGAGAGAGCATAGAACTCAAAAGAATGTCCTAATACTGCTAGAAATAccggtgtgtgggtgtgtgtgtgtgagcttgTTCTTGTATTTGATACATTGTAAGGACCATTTTTCTAATGCTACTTTATGGGAACCCGCTGCTTCTTATGGGGCCCAAACCCCAGGCCTTTTAAGAAGGGCAGTTTTGGGGCTATgggttaggtttaggactaaggtgtgaactGAGATGAGGTTAGACTAACGGTTAGATGTGAACTGGTAATGGTTAAGTTTAGGATAAAGAGCAGGGTTAGACTacagaaatgaattaaaaataataacgaagtcaatgcaaagtcctcGTGAACTTTGCATTGAGTTCACACAGACAtatatagtgtgtgtgtgtctccttGTATTTATACATTGTAAGGCCCGTTTTCTCCACAAATACTTATGTTTTGAGGACCCACTGTTCCTTACAAGGCAAAGGTTAgccatagaaatgaatgaaaaatccCTTGTGAAGATATTAAAGCAtattgtgtgtgagtgtttgcgtgtgtgtgggcgtgtgtgtgtatgaaccAGGTTCTTATATCCTTGTGGGGACCTATTCTTTCAACAATGTGGACTTGTGGGAACCACTGCTCTctgtggggacattttcttggttTCCATGTTTTTGGGGTAAGAAGTTAGGTTAAGGACCAAGATGTGAATTGACTTTTGTTTGGGGTTAAGTTGTAGAAAATTAATGGAAGTAAATGTAAAGTTTccacaagatatgaaaacacgactgtgtgtgtgcatgtgtcggggtgtgcgtgtgtgtgtgtgtgggtgggtgtgtgtgtgtgtgtgtgtggcaagAACGGAGTGAAAAAAGGCGGCAAGTCACCTAAATAAGCatcaaaaaaacagaaaagaaaaaaacagttacaggAACTCAAGAGAAGAGTTCATGTCTCTGTACATGTTCAGCGGGCCTgcacaaacaggaaacagcagcagtaTCTAATTTCAAAGAAACCTCTCTGCAGATTGAAAATGAGGAAGCACAACACACATTGCAGAGAATCACTAAAACATAAAGCGTCTTTACCTTGATGATCTGGCCAGGCACAAAGGGCAACTCCTCCGCCGCCGTGTCAGGGTTGGGAGACATGGCGGCCGGGTTGTACGGGTAAAGCGCCACAAAGAGTCGAATGGTGGGGATGGAGACCTGGCTGGCGGTCTCCAGGTCCCACTGCCTGAGGTCCTCCGGGGTGGCGACCCTCACCTCGTCAGGGTATATCAACACATCCAGCTCTAGTCTGGTCTCCATCAGCGCCGGCAGCTCCCGACTGTCCACCTGGCAGACAGATGGCTGTTGTAGACAGCAGACCTCTCTTTAGCTTCATCCTAATTTGAGGTAACTAAGCTAAGCAGAAGGAGCTGTAATCCTCTTTGAAGCAAGTGGATGGATTCATTAGTTCAGCAAAGACTGTGCACCGTAAGACTgcagtttgaaaacaaatgagAGGGAAGACTTCAATTGAAAGCATCAAGTCAATAATTTACCTTTTTCATTGCATCTTAGCAACAAGAAGAAGATACATTTGGAGTATGTAGTGACCATTTAGGAGTTCTTTACATTAATACTGAACAAATTGTTTaagatataaaattaaataacttcTAACCAATTCCAAGAAGAGTCAAGCACAATTATTCAATCTGAACCGTTTGTCTGCAGTAAAGCTGACAGTGTGAACATTTTTGCCTTGATTAGGGCCATtttttaaactcctccacttcctgcttaCGTGGCTTGACCCAGTTCACAGGCCATGGAAAATAAACACTTCCTCCCTTGACCTTTAGTCGGCAGGTGGCAAGCTGCTCCTAAAAGAAACACAAGTTTTGACAGCTACTGTGATAATTGGGAtgaactgaaatgtaaaaaggaaaactgatttTGAAAGATCTGGGTTGGACATGTCCGACACGTACGGCGCCTTGAACTTTAcaacatttttgtcatgtttcaacccgcaacggccgcgtcgaggactccaggcctccaaacgtgggttgcgctatcccctacgccaccacagcatgcaGAACTGTACTCTTAAGTATGTGTTTCTtgataaacaattttaaaaaaacaacaggaaacattcactttcagagaacaaaaaaaacccttataTTGCCAGAAAGAACGTAGTCAAAGATCGGGATTCCAGGAATGATGTTCATTAGACAGATGAATCTGAATTATTTGGACACCAGAACAGAGGACATTTTATAGCAGTCCTAGAAAAGAGTTTCTTAACAATCGGGAAGCATGAAAGTGGACGTGTCATGGTCACATCCACTTTAGATTATACCGTATAAAATTCATGGTGCACTTATATaagggaaaaatataaaatatgtgacaaaaataaaactgaagtagAACCGGACCTTTCAATGTGGTCAGTGACCCAAAACATACCAATAAAGCCACCAAAGACTATCTGAGAATTCAAAAATGGAAAATCCTGGGTCAGGTCAAAGCCCAGATCTGGATCTTATTGAGATGCTGTGATTTGAAATTGACTGAACATGAAAAAACTTAGTAATGTTACATCCTAAAGAGAAAAGTGGAGCAAACTTTACTCAGACCGGTAGTAGTTACTCACTAAAATAGTTTTAACTCTACTCTTAATAGCAAGAGCTAAAGGGATTGATCCTAATTGTTAGGCCTAGTTTTGTCCTGAGTTGGAACTTTcttaaaaatttacatttttgttttttaagt
Above is a window of Xiphophorus hellerii strain 12219 chromosome 18, Xiphophorus_hellerii-4.1, whole genome shotgun sequence DNA encoding:
- the LOC116708013 gene encoding RIMS-binding protein 2; its protein translation is METRLELDVLIYPDEVRVATPEDLRQWDLETASQVSIPTIRLFVALYPYNPAAMSPNPDTAAEELPFVPGQIIKVFGDKDSDGFYHGESGGLSGYVPSNMVAEVPVDDEYLKHVLMQQGFLPVDHTGMSLTPELSDVASIREDVIVRRMVALFDYDPWENSPNMDSEVELGFRSGDIIYVLGDMDQDGFYFGDLHGRRGLVPSNFLQPLPWS